From Xyrauchen texanus isolate HMW12.3.18 chromosome 15, RBS_HiC_50CHRs, whole genome shotgun sequence:
CCTATAACCCACATATAACCCACCTATAACCCACCAATAACTCAATTATAACTCACCTGTAACCCACCAATAACCCACCAATAACTCACCTATAACCCACCAATAACTCCCCTATAACCCACCAATAACCCACCAATAACTCCCCTATAACCCACCAATAACCCACATATAACCCACATATAACCCACCAATAACCCACCTATAACCCACCTGTAACTCACCTGTAACCCACCTATAACCCACCTATAACCCACCAATAACCCACCAATAACTCACCTGTAACCCACCAATAACCCACCAATAACTCACCTATAACCCACCAATAACTCCCCTATAACCCACCAATAACCCACCAATAACCCACCAATAACTCCCCTATAACCCACCTATAACCCACCAATAACCCACCAATAACTCCCCTATAACCCACCAATAACCCACATATAACCCACATATAACCCACCTGTAACCCACCTATAACTCACCTATAACTCACCTGTAACCCACCTATAACCCACCAATAACCCACCTATAACCCACCAATAACTCACCTGTAACCCACATATAACTCACCTGTAACCCACCTATAACCCACCAATAACTCACCTGTAACCCACCTGTAACCCACCTGTAACCCACCTGTAACCCACCAATAACTCACCTGTAACCCACCTGTAACCCACCTGTAACCCATCAATAACCCACCAATAACTCACCTATAACTCACCTGTAACCCACCTGTAACCCACCTGTAACCCACCAATAACTCACCTATAACCCACCTGTAACCCACCTATAACCCACCAATAACTCACCTATAACCCACCTGTAACTCACCTATAACCCACCAATAACTCACCTATAACCCACCAATAACTCACCTATAACCCACCAATAACTCACCTATAACCCACGCTCCTCCGGGTAAATCTCGCCGTTTCCCTTCTATTCATTGTAAACAATCTATACACTTCTATTATATTAACGATCACATTCAACGATCGGGGCGATTGGGACCACCGATgtgtatcgtacagtctgacataatgttgcaatctcaatgcgttcatatcgtacagtctaACAAGTAGCAATCTTAAAGGATTGTAAGTAACCTACGGTATATAGCAGGCTTAAGTGTctaacattttagtctcagaagtcagaataatatgtttatttagaACAGTATTTTTCAATACCACATAGTAAGTtccttaacaaaaaaaaaacaagcttcacgTGTCTGTTTTTAAACTCGACAGTGGGGAAACGTTGTCCCCATAGACTTCCACAGTAATGGTGTTTTTAACCTGTAAGACATGATTTAACCGACCTTGTCCTCGAGCTGTTTAACTCTTCTTTTGAGCAGAGCGTTCTCTTTCTCCGTGTCTCGTAATCTCTTCTTGATGTCCTCGTATGCTGTGACCAGGGCGAAGTGAGACGCCACCGACTCATCACCGGCGCACACAGACACGGGGCTCTCGGTCGGGCCGTATGCCGTCTCATGCTTCAGGATACAGATGTCATCATCCACAGTGGGGGAATCCATACCAGAGCTGCCAAACAACACatcataaacacatacaataattAGTGTCAAACGGATGTACAGTATATGAGCCAGGCTGATTAATCACATGATATTTGCTATTCTGAGATTATCGGCAGCCTTGAAAAATCTTTCAATTTAAATGTccatatatgtttatgtttacatgCAGCTTATATTAAGAGCTCATATTAATCAATAGACTACAtggcatatttgtatttttacaaatattcatTTACCACAaagcaggaccatttaaaatgaacaagtgAAGACAATAATGTTAAACAAGATAATGATACAGATGATAATGTTGCATTAATAACATTCATTGTTAATTGTTCATAATTAAGGTGCAATTAAATATTTGTCCTgattcaaaaaacaaacacaaaatattttatgcatgACAGAATCGACaataatattcattattattattataatttattgatAGCAATACAGAatgaattaaaacattattataatgaTTGCTATGACCTATCTATAAATAAgctgttttataatattattgataGTGTCTAGATGACACTTTTATTAtctaaatattgttgtttttttaaatacatttagctagcatgaactaacaatgaacaataatcattttgaatcttagttaataataatttctactcatgcattttacattacaagttgtgtatgttaacattaattaatgcattataaacttaCATGAACAAGAAATCAATTATAGTATTTtgatgtatattatattataattattcatgatacctaatgcatgtactactgttaacaaatataattttgtagtgttacaaaaaaattaaataaatattttagattgTAGGACTCGTTTTTAAAATCGAAACAGAAAGCAGCTTTAGTGTGACATAAATGCGCAAAAAGCAAAATGATGAATGTCGAGTGAAATTAAGTTTTTAATCCCACATTTATGGGATTAAAAAAACCACTAAAATGATTATTTACATTATCTGAGAAGAATAATCATATGAGTCCTCAAGTAAAGCAGCAGATGTTCTTGTCAGCACACAAAGCAACAAGCTGTCAcgtcaaactccagccaatcatcactttcatttgtaaacaaacaaacaaacatgtgcgTTGTTTCAATATGATGGTTTTGTGTTAAAGATGTTGTCAAATATGAGGCTGAATATTGTGCTCCCTATCTAGTGTACTATGAGGTGTCACACTTACCAGACAGCAGTCAGATTGGACAGCAGAggggaatataaatataaaccatGATAGAGAGTAAAAACACGGTGATTTAGAGAGAAGACAGTAAAAGCACGACAAAATAAAGcagcaacacacaaacacacactgcaggAAGTGAACCTCTATGACGATTGTACTTCCGGCGGAAATACGACTGTCTTGCAATCCGCTtctatttaacccttgtgcgtcaatttaaaaaagttactcagaggactTTAGAGGACACAAATGTccgcgtcaaaaaactgccacaataacactatatattaatattattttccgcTTTCTATTAGtacattttttaaccaacatcagtcctgatcataactaccaaatattcattcatttaaggattttaacccttacaatgccagtttgtttacataaaattaacattgtttatattaacaattatatatatatatatatatatatatatatatatatatatatatatatatatatatatatatatatacattcatatactaaatgctaagggaATTTTTTGggggattatcacagtctgggatatgtcaatcaTTAGGAACAACATTGATTGTGAtgcattattatataaaaaaataacaaactcacactcaggaccttagggaacaaaaaaaatccacatcaaaatactgccataaaaatactatatattattttccactttcactgacttttaaccaacatcagttctgatcataactaccaaatattcgttcattttcaggattttaaccctttaaatgccagtttgtttatataatgccactgttgttttttcacacacacacacacacacacacacacacacacacacacacacacacacacacacacacacacacacacacacaattctatctgtatcatgtattcagttgtcctgcaggtctctataatacagtgaacagtgaataggggaaaagattgtatttgctccataggataaacatgaggaaatgtggcgccatctggtggaaaatattataaatttatattttgaagtcagggctccagaatgaaagcatatcatagaaatcatgattttatgctttaatggcacagggatcaaatattgcagttttaatgggtttcaatggggacatttgtgTCCTGAAGGTCTTGAATGTAACTATTGTGtccacagtgtattatagatgtattataggaactgaggttgaaatataaaaattccccccaaaatacacaaaatgtatgctgttggcattaacacaaaaatgtcccgaaggtcacacaagggttaaatgaatgggagaaagtgGAAAgctcaaccaagaagctctgagcacccaacagtcaacagatgtaggaaggagattttggtctttctccattcaagtagatagaggCTGCAATGCCATGACTGGAAATATCCTCCCGAGAGGACGTCCCCAAGATGGCCGACAGTGACTTGCTGGAAAGactttaatgattttattttccagtctcttctgattggtcaactgctCCAGTCTCTTCTGATCGGTCAACTGCTCCAGtctcttctgattggtcaactgatccagtctgctctgattggtcaactggTCCAGTCTCTTCTGATTGGTGAACTGGTCCAGTCTGCTCTGACTGGTCAACTGGTCCAGTCTCCTCTGATCGGTGAACTGATCCAGTCTCTTCTGATCGGTCAACTGGTCCAGTCTCTTCTGATCGGTGAACTGGTCCAGTCTCTTCTGATCGGTGAACTggtccagtctgctctgattggtcaactggTCCAGTCTCTTCTGATTGGTGAACTggtccagtctgctctgattggtcaactggTCCAGTCTCTTCTGATTGGCCAACTggtccagtctgctctgattgtcAACTGGTCCATTCTGCTCTGATTGGTGAACTggtccagtctgctctgattggtcaactggTCCAGtctcttctgattggtcaactggtccagtctgctctgattggtcaactggTCCAGtctcttctgattggtcaactggtccagtctgctctgattggtcaactggTCCAGtctcttctgattggtcaactggtCCAGtctcttctgattggtcaactggtccagtctgctctgattggtcaactggTCCCGtctcttctgattggtcaactggtccagtctgctctgattggtcaactgcTCCAGtctcttctgattggtcaactggtCCAGTCTGCTCTGACTGGTCAACTGGTCCAGTCTCTTCTGATTGGTGAACTggtccagtctgctctgattggtcaactggTCCAGTCTCCTCTGATCGGTGAACTGGTCCAGtctcttctgattggtcaactggtccagtctgctctgattggtcaactggTCCAGTCTCCTCTGATCGGTGAACTggtccagtctgctctgattggtcaactggTCCAGTCTCTTCTGATCGGTGAACTggtccagtctgctctgattggtcaactggTCCAGTCTCCTCTGATCGGTGAACTGGTCCAGTCTCTTCTGATCGGTCAACTGGTCCAGTCTGCTCTGATCGATGAACTGGTCCAGTCTGCTCTGATCGGTCAACTGGTCCAGTCTCTTCTGATTGGTGAACTGGTCCAGTCTGCTCTGATCGGTCAACTGGTCCAGtctcttctgattggtcaactggtccagtctgctctgattgttAACTGGTCcattctgctctgattggtcaactggtccagtctgctctgattggtcaactggTCCAGTCTCTTCTGATTGGTGAACTggtccagtctgctctgattggtcaactggTCCAGtctcttctgattggtcaactggtccagtctgctctgattgtcAACTgctccagtctgctctgattggtcaactggtccagtctgctctgattggtcaactggTCCAGTCTCTTCTGATTGGTGAACTggtccagtctgctctgattggtcaactggTCCAGtctcttctgattggtcaactggtccagtctgctctgattgtcAACTGGTCcattctgctctgattggtcaactggtccagtctgctctgattggtcaactggTCCAGtctcttctgattggtcaactggtccattctgctctgattggtcaactggtccagtctgctctgatttgTCAACTGGTCCAGTCTCTTCTGATCAGTCAACTGGTCAGTCTCTTCTGATCAGTCAACTGGTCCAGTCTCTTCTGATCGGTCAACTGGTCCAGTCTCTTCTGATCAGTCAACTGGTCAGTCTCTTCTGATCAGTCAACTGGTCCAGTCTCTTCTGATCAGTCAACTGGTCCAGTCTCTTCTGATCGGTCAACTGGTCcattctgctctgattggtcaactggtccagtctgctctgatttgTCAACTGGTCCAGTCTCTTCTGATCAGTCAACTGGTCAGTCTCTTCTGATCAGTCAACTGGTCCAGTCTCTTCTGATCAGTCAACTGGTCCAGTCTCTTCTGATCGGTCAACTggtccagtctgctctgattggtcaactggTCCAGTCTCTTCTGATCGGTCAACTggtccagtctgctctgattggtcaactggTCCAGtctcttctgattggtcaactggtCCAGTCTCTTCTGATCGGTCAACTGGTCCAGTCTCTCGAGAAGCAATGGCGtttgagcacgtttacatgcacgatcttacaccgattatgcttaataaactgACAACGTGTGTGATCATATAAACGTGTTAAACAGCATTCCTTTATCgatgtaaggtcataaacagcATAAGAATAAGCTGATTGACACGGGTAGATTTTTGCAGGGCCATTTCTAGCTATAAGTGGTATAAGTGGCCCCTTAGGGACCCTGAGCCACCAGGTTggtaggttgttttttttttgtcattcttgGGTGGGTCTGGATCCGGGACGGCGCCCAATCAAGACTTCGCTCAGGacccccatatgctcagaaatggcCCTGTGTGCATATGAACGCGCTCCTTGCCATAAAACCTTGCAAGAAACATCTTAATAACACAATTATGAATATGTGCAAGCACCAATCAGATTTGAGAGCTCTGGCGGAGGGGAACTTACATTTTGGCTTGCTTCTCAAAGTTTCATTGTAGGTCTGTCTTCAGAGGTTTCTATGTTATCATTTGAGATGAATTTCTCTATGGACAATTAATGGACTTTTACTGTTGCACTCTCTTATGATGTCACAATACAAGTATTCAACTGTGTAACAGCACGTTCTCGAATAGAGGGTCATATTCCCGTTTTGATTTACATGAGATCTCCTCGTTGTTCAGGTGCTGCTGACATCAAGACTGTGAGAATAAAGAAGTGGAGCGTTTGACCCAGTGTTCAGAAATGTGGGACCAAAACATCTCAACACCAGAAGTATGATTTAAAACCTTCACGCTCTTGCTAACAGGGAAGCCAAAAAGGCAAGTTGAGCTTGAGAAGATCTCCGAAAGTTTTTTCTTGCCAGACATTGGGCAGGAGAAACGGGCACGAGAAGAAGTGACCTCATGGCGTGTTGGTGTCAGAGCACCCATCAATTGTCCAGAGCTCAAAAATCACTTACGAGACCGTGTGACCGGTGCAATCGCCGACCGCTCCACCGCCCCTCCAATGCCTCATTTACCTGGCAAACACTGGACTTTGCCACAACGCCGTGCCACTGCACCTCGCCTTAGTCCATTTCAATCCGTGCCCCAATCAAGCTCTCAGACAGGTGTATGAAGACGGGAACCTATAGGCTCACCGTCTATTGAGTTAAAGATGGTTTGGCATGAAATGATTAGACCCTTATTAGACCCGTATacatatctaaaactcatttaaaacaaggTACGTTTACTTGAGGATGTGTTTgcagagaatgttgaatattaTCATGAATATACGACTCACAtcttatcagtaaccttataaaagctgttttattctacacggagAGGGTTCACACATGGGGGCGGTCATGTTAGAGTCACATGACAtgaatctcagtaaccgtcctgttattggacactttcactcattgattaaagtaatcacgGCTGAATTAAAGTAATCATAGCTATATTTCTACAATTAGAGGTtatttaaaagatgcttttgtcctctttattttgTTAGTAGGCACATGTTTAATACAATCTCTTAActcgaggcacaagctgaattgtCGGTTAAGAGCTGATGGTTCATCGCTGCAGTAGTTGCTAGATTAGTCGTGGATTATCAAAtgaatcattagttgcagccctaatgagAACATACTgtaaccactaggtggagctgCTCACAAAGTCAGCAAACCTCATTTACAAGCAGGTTTCTCAACACATGTTATATTGAATGACTGTGATGATcacgagacacacacacaggtgtcacaCAGGTGTCTGATATATACGCCATCCTCACAAGGCAGGTGTGTATACATGCATACCTGTTGATAGGTCAGTATggactgtgtgttttatttaattcTCATTTAAGTTGGCAAATGAAAGAGCGATACCTAACAAGATAATCCGAATAAGTCATGATGCAAGAGCAATGCTTTTTATTAGACATATCAAGGTTTACAAATGCAATGCCAGCACTGCATGAGAAACACAGATGCATACAATAGTTTTGACTACTTTACATAGTTCGAACAACttatttaaatacagtacaaaaatacagtCATTTGTAGCAAAATCGCACCCATCCATCCGTCATTATCACGTTCTTTCTCGTCAATGCTCTGATTGCTGGACACAAATCAATTAGTAGTATGACATGTAAACATCGGCCCTCTATTAAGTGCATTTTAAAGTGAAGACACGGAGTATCTGACAATGCACAAAGTGACTTTTCCAGGTTAAATAGTCCATGTCCAGGAGTGAATTTATGTGCCACTCTAGACACTTCAAACCACCATTACAGATCTTGAGTTATGCTTTTCAGCATtgtcagtgttgtcagatttcacTCAGGGGACATTGACTTGTGCAGTTACTGAAAATAGCAACTCCAAACGGTAATCCTGCCCCAACCTGTTTTACTGATCCACCTGTAACCGTTTCAGTTAGGAGTCAAGTTACGGCAGTTTCAGAGCTGGAAATCTTCGTTGCAATGAAGCTGTGTTTGCCAACACCTTTGGCCATGCAGGGAAGAGTCTTGATTTCTCTTCACATGAAGGACCACACCTCCAGATCCTGAATGGTGAAGTCATGATGGAGTGAGAGCGGCTGGTTGTAGAAAGTGTTGCATGAATAACTCGAGCCGTGATACAGGTCAGCATCCAACCACAGGCCAAAGTGTCCActgaacacacaaacaacatGATCATTAGATAAATCCATCCGTGTGCTTTTACCAATTATCagtaaaggattagttcacccaaaaatgaaaactgagtcattgtttactcacccctgtgttgttataaccctacatgttgtgctcagtgatgtcatacaatggcacaaaagaacacaaaagtatcattcagaagtctaattaattattaatgagctcatgattgttattaaagcatacgataagatttgatgagaaactgaaatctaatgtattatttagtgtaaatgttcactgttgatctcctgtgtgtgtttatgatcggacacgagagcaacagttcacgcacccctcacgacattggggcattcaagcaaaaactcgttttgtttatctaaaaacagtgatagtgacagaACACAACAccactgcacacaaaacagagaacagaaattACTAAACATGTCggaagagtttgtagtccaagaattgaTTCATTTCTATGCTCAGCCTTATTTTTTTGGACAGTTTTTGGACCTGTGCCTGTTCACAGCAGACAGAGTTACCCACAAAACTGTCACTCGTCATGGCtaggttaggacaaaaactctgattaacatataCCTTTTATCCAGAATATACCTTTTATATGTCGTTTTCTGTCCGGTTAGGACACGGTATGACTTTGGCTGCCTGTAGCTCTCCtctaaaaataaggctgggcatagaaatgcatcaattcttggactacaaactcttcagacatgttcagtaagttctgttctgtgttttgtgtgcagttgtgttctgttgtcactatcgctgtttttagataaacacaacgagttttctcttgaacgcccccaaTGTCACGAGgggtgcgtgaactgttgctctcgtgtcctatcatgaacacacacaggagatcaatggtcagtgaacatttacactaaataacacattatatttcagtttctcGTCAAATCTTATCATATACTTTCATAATAATCGtgagctcatgaataattaattagacttctgaatgatactgttgtgttcttttgaagcttgaagaggtggtcaccataaactgccattgtgacatTACTGAGCACAACATGTAGGGTcataacaacacaagggtgagtaaataatgacagaattttcattttagggtgaactaatcctttaatacaAAAAGGACTTGGGACTTAAattaatagtttacccaaaaatgtatattctgtcatcatttcatactgtcaagcttcaaaacagacaaaatacaccataaaagtagtccaaacgacttgtatttcaagtcttctgcagtcatacgatagctttatCTTAATTTTAAGCCATTAAAAGTGATCATTTTGGTATATTTCTCACATAATGGACTACTTGGATTATTGCACAAGAGCCTATTTTTAAGACACCTTTATTGTCTGTTTTGGATCTTGAAATAAACTGTTAATCACCATCTACTTTCAGTATATGGAAAAGaccagcatgaacattctgccgAATATCTTTGTGTTTCAcgtaagaaagaatgtcatacagggttggaacaacgtgaaggtgagtaaatgatgacaaagctCAAATCTCTggctgaactatacctttaatgtcACGCAACAACAGTGATACTTACCCTCCGCCTCCCATCTGGAGCGAGTCGAGGAATCCTCGGACAAAGTAGGAATTTTCTCCACTCCAGCGGAATATCTGCATGAACACAACCCGTTTGAGAACCGCTGACATTACAGCTATTTAACAAACTCAGAGTGACTGAAACAACATTTACCTGAAACTCCGGACAGAAGCTGTACAGGAACGTTTCTCCGGTGCCGTAACAGTAGCTGCTCACTTTGAAGGGGTCGGAAGAGAACGCTCCAAAAACCTGAAAACGATTGATTGATTCATGATTTAGCACATGTCCAGAGTCATGCATGTGCATCGATGACACACTTCTCATCTTACCTGGTTGTTCGTATCCTTGATGACCAGAAGAACAGGTCTGTCTACGTCTGCCATGTGTCTGTACAGCGTGTTCAAACTGATGCCGTGCTCCGCCGTGCTATACAGCAATTTCCACGGATACTCTTGAGTCCGCGCCGGAATGTGATTCATCAGCTGTGAAGATCAAGATGctcatataaatatatagaaataacGAAGAAACGACATCTTATGCATTCGATCAGTCCATGCATCATGCATCAATGCATGATGGACCAGATGAACGCTAAATGAAAAGTTGAAGAACTTACTCGTTCAAGATGATGCTCCTGCAGAATTTGACTTTGGACTGTTAAAACTGGCAGCAGATCGTCAGATAAAGGGTCTGTGGAGCTACAGAGACTCAGACGACGCTTGTGCGGGTTCACAGTGATGATCTgaatgacacaaagacacacGGAAAGCATCGTTAACAGTAATCAATCAACGACCAATGAACAGATGATCCACTTGAAACCTTCAAAGCTTTGAAAATCAGTCCAAAAATAGCAACGTGTTCCCTTATTTCCCAAGCGTGACTTAATAATGCATTCAGGTTAATTAAGTTATATTAAACCGTATCAACACATGAGCCTCTGTATTCTGGCTTCAAACTTAAAAGCGTTTATTTCATGCATGAGATGCAGAGATTTTCATGCACTGTCACTGAATTCCTCAAAGACAAGCTCACCTCTACAAAAGGCTCCTCGGACATTTTGGCAAAGTATAAAACCTTCATGCTCTCTGGTAGTGCTCTCATGTCTACTGAGGGTGTTTCTGGAGCGTCTGAAAGTGTCTTGACTCTGTTTGAGTCCTCAGACGCTCTCTGTCTGCTTATATAGAGCTTCCTGCCTCTCTTCCCGTCAGTTCAACCCtagagacttttcattttatttccagcagAACGCAACATAAAAGAGGAAGTCTTGCCAAATATGGTATGTTAGGACAGTAAACGGTGCGTTTGCAGCCTCATGGCACATAAATGATTGTGTTCCTGGAGAATGACTGAAATGTGTTTCTCAGTCAGATTAAATAGAGAGCAAAATGAGACTTTTGCTAAAGTCTTCTGCTTCTGAGCGATCTAACATGCATCTGCACATCTGCGCTGAGATCTcatcaatgtctcaaactgtgctcagatatcTCATTACATTCTTCCAAGTCCAAATGATCTATCCACAACTCATTTAGGCGACTCCAAAGACCGTGATTGGCTCATTGgtatctatttatctatccaAATATTTTTATGGTATAGAGCATTTTTTAAGCAACTATAATATCTGTTTAGTCTGTGTTTAATTTGAGGAAATTGGTGTTATCTAGTTCTTGATCTCATAAAAGATGGCATTTAAAGAATTacataattacacaataattatgtaaaaaatacagtaaaaatataaaaaaaactttacagaacaacctgtgaAATGTTTGTAATTTACACGG
This genomic window contains:
- the LOC127655871 gene encoding nuclear receptor coactivator 7 isoform X1 → MGVVYSVGEVDHLYTFFVEWSPESIYSKHSRKTSLVKVHRDTLTVIDSLLKNPASKNWQIITVNPHKRRLSLCSSTDPLSDDLLPVLTVQSQILQEHHLERLMNHIPARTQEYPWKLLYSTAEHGISLNTLYRHMADVDRPVLLVIKDTNNQVFGAFSSDPFKVSSYCYGTGETFLYSFCPEFQIFRWSGENSYFVRGFLDSLQMGGGGGHFGLWLDADLYHGSSYSCNTFYNQPLSLHHDFTIQDLEVWSFM
- the LOC127655871 gene encoding nuclear receptor coactivator 7 isoform X2, which translates into the protein MRALPESMKVLYFAKMSEEPFVEIITVNPHKRRLSLCSSTDPLSDDLLPVLTVQSQILQEHHLERLMNHIPARTQEYPWKLLYSTAEHGISLNTLYRHMADVDRPVLLVIKDTNNQVFGAFSSDPFKVSSYCYGTGETFLYSFCPEFQIFRWSGENSYFVRGFLDSLQMGGGGGHFGLWLDADLYHGSSYSCNTFYNQPLSLHHDFTIQDLEVWSFM